Proteins from a genomic interval of Musa acuminata AAA Group cultivar baxijiao chromosome BXJ1-9, Cavendish_Baxijiao_AAA, whole genome shotgun sequence:
- the LOC135592856 gene encoding probable ribose-5-phosphate isomerase 3, chloroplastic produces the protein MTASSLLPSASSLLLLRRHALPVGRRSRPVAPVRALSAPATLTQDDLKKLAAVKAVEYVSSGMVLGLGTGSTAAFVVAEIGALLSSGKLRDIVGVPTSKRTYEQALSLGIPLSTLDDHPRIDLAIDGADEVDPDLNLVKGRGGALLREKMVEAASDKFVVVADETKLVTGLGGSGLAMPVEVVQFCWKYNQTRLQELFKEEGCEAKLRLDDGGKPYVTDNSNYIVDLYFKTPIKDAPAAGKEISALEGVVEHGLFLDMATAVIIAGKDGVTMTTK, from the exons ATGACGGCCTCTTCCCTCCTCCCCTCCGCCTCCTCCctgctcctcctccgccgccacgCCCTCCCCGTCGGCCGCCGCAGCCGCCCCGTGGCCCCCGTCCGAGCCCTCTCCGCCCCCGCCACCCTCACCCAGGACGACCTCAAGAAGCTCGCCGCAGTCAAGGCCGTCGAGTACGTCAGCAGTGGCATGGTGCTCGGCCTCGGGACCGGCTCCACCGCCGCCTTCGTGGTCGCCGAGATCGGGGCCCTCCTCTCGTCGGGCAAGCTCAGGGACATCGTCGGCGTGCCCACGTCCAAGCGCACCTATGAGCAGGCTTTGTCTCTGGGGATCCCGCTCTCCACCCTCGACGACCACCCGCGGATCGATCTCGCTATCGATGGTGCCGATGAG GTGGACCCAGACCTAAATCTTGTCAAAGGACGTGGAGGAGCTCTACTTCGTGAGAAGATGGTTGAGGCAGCATCTGATAAGTTTGTCGTGGTGGCAGATGAAACAAAGCTTGTAACTGGATTGGGTGGAAGTGGGCTGGCGATGCCAGTGGAAGTTGTGCAGTTCTGCTGGAAATACAACCAGACAAGGTTGCAGGAATTGTTTAAAGAAGAAGGATGTGAGGCGAAGCTTAGATTGGATGATGGCGGGAAGCCTTATGTCACTGACAATTCAAACTATATTGTTGACTTGTACTTTAAGACACCAATTAAAGATGCACCAGCTGCAGGAAAGGAGATTTCAGCACTTGAAGGGGTTGTAGAACATGGATTGTTCTTGGACATGGCAACTGCTGTCATAATTGCTGGAAAAGATGGGGTGACCATGACGACAAAATGA
- the LOC135592858 gene encoding protein LIFEGUARD 4-like, with protein MTKKGGDIETGYGGGSALYPNMMESPQLRWAFIRKVYSIVALQILLTIAVAGVVNFVVPVRSFLLSHTTASLVVYILIIISPFLVLLPMIYFRERHPLNLLLLTLFTICISLAIGMACATSKGKIVLQSAALTATVVVGLTLYTFWAAKRGYDFNFLGPFLCAALIVLMLYCIIQIFIPMGKVSTTIYGCVAAIIFSGFIIYDTDNLIKRHSYDQYICASISLYLDIINLFTALLTVFSSVDS; from the exons ATGACGAAGAAGGGAGGGGACATCGAGACCGGGTACGGCGGCGGATCGGCCTTGTACCCCAACATGATGGAGAGCCCGCAGCTGCGGTGGGCGTTCATCCGCAAGGTCTACTCCATCGTGGCCCTCCAGATCCTCCTCACGATTGCCGTCGCCGGTGTCGTCAACTTCGTCGTGCCCGTGCGCAGCTTCCTCCTCTCCCACACCACCGCCTCGCTGGTCGTCTACATCCTCATCATCATCTCGCCTTTTCTCG TTCTGTTGCCGATGATCTACTTCCGCGAGCGCCATCCCCTGAACCTGCTTCTTCTCACGCTGTTCACGATCTGCATCAGCTTGGCTATTGGGATGGCATGCGCGACTTCCAAAG GCAAAATAGTGCTACAATCTGCAGCTCTAACAGCAACAGTGGTTGTGGGTCTCACCCTCTACACGTTCTGGGCAGCCAAAAGAGGCTATGACTTCAACTTCCTCGGCCCATTCTTGTGTGCAGCTCTTATCGTGCTGATGCTGTACTGTATCATCCAG ATCTTCATCCCAATGGGGAAGGTCTCGACAACAATCTACGGGTGTGTGGCAGCAATTATCTTCTCTGGTTTCATCATATACGATACCGACAATCTGATCAAAAGACATTCCTACGACCAATACATCTGTGCTTCCATCTCCCTGTATCTCGACATCATCAACCTGTTCACGGCACTGTTAACCGTGTTCAGTAGTGTTGATTCATAA
- the LOC135592857 gene encoding perakine reductase-like isoform X1: protein MDDQAHVLIPRVKLGAQGLEVSKLGFGCMGLTGVYNAPISDEAGISIIKHAFNSGITFFDTSDVYGPHTNEILLGKALKQLPREKIQVATKFGIVDIDATGLVISGKPEYARACCEESLGRLGLDYVDLYYLHRVDTTVPIEETMGELRKLVEEGKVKYIGLSEASPDTIRRAHVVHPISALQMEWSLWTREIEKEIVPLCRELGIGIVPYSPLGRGFFGGRGVTEKLPSNASLIHIPRFVGENLEKNKVLYVRLENLAKKHQCTTAQLALAWVVHQGDDVVPIPGTTKLRNLDDNIGSLKVKLIEDDLKEISDAVREEEVAGYRSHSVFEPFTWKYANTPPIHSNQAA, encoded by the exons ATGGATGATCAGGCCCATGTCCTGATCCCAAGAGTCAAGTTGGGCGCCCAGGGATTGGAG GTGTCCAAGTTAGGGTTTGGTTGTATGGGCCTCACAGGCGTGTACAACGCCCCTATCAGTGATGAAGCTGGTATATCCATCATCAAGCACGCGTTTAACAGTGGGATCACCTTCTTTGACACCTCTGATGTCTATGGACCTCATACAAACGAGATCTTGCTCGGGAAG GCCTTGAAGCAATTGCCCCGTGAAAAGATCCAAGTAGCCACAAAATTTGGGATTGTGGATATTGACGCCACAGGTCTAGTGATCAGTGGTAAGCCTGAGTACGCGCGGGCATGCTGTGAGGAAAGCCTCGGGCGCCTCGGACTGGACTACGTTGATCTTTACTATCTGCATCGAGTTGATACGACCGTGCCGATCGAAGAAACT ATGGGGGAACTCAGGAAGTTGGTGGAAGAGGGCAAGGTGAAGTACATCGGGCTTTCAGAGGCTAGCCCTGATACTATTAGACGGGCTCACGTGGTGCATCCGATCAGCGCATTGCAAATGGAATGGTCTCTCTGGACTCGCGAGATTGAGAAGGAGATAGTCCCACTTTGCAG GGAACTTGGCATTGGAATAGTTCCATACAGCCCTCTTGGACGTGGATTTTTCGGTGGTAGAGGAGTTACAGAAAAGTTGCCTTCAAATGCATCTTTG ATCCACATCCCAAGATTTGTTGGAGAAAACCTTGAAAAGAATAAAGTTCTGtatgtgaggttggagaacctcgcCAAAAAGCACCAGTGTACCACTGCTCAACTAGCTCTAGCTTGGGTTGTCCATCAAGGAGATGATGTGGTTCCTATCCCAG GGACAACCAAGTTGAGGAACTTGGACGACAATATTGGGTCTTTGAAAGTAAAGCTCATAGAGGATGACTTGAAAGAAATATCTGATGCAGTCCGCGAAGAAGAGGTGGCAGGTTATAGAAGTCACAGTGTTTTTGAGCCGTTCACCTGGAAGTACGCGAATACCCCACCTATACATAGCAATCAAGCGGCTTAG
- the LOC135592857 gene encoding probable aldo-keto reductase 1 isoform X2, whose translation MGLTGVYNAPISDEAGISIIKHAFNSGITFFDTSDVYGPHTNEILLGKALKQLPREKIQVATKFGIVDIDATGLVISGKPEYARACCEESLGRLGLDYVDLYYLHRVDTTVPIEETMGELRKLVEEGKVKYIGLSEASPDTIRRAHVVHPISALQMEWSLWTREIEKEIVPLCRELGIGIVPYSPLGRGFFGGRGVTEKLPSNASLIHIPRFVGENLEKNKVLYVRLENLAKKHQCTTAQLALAWVVHQGDDVVPIPGTTKLRNLDDNIGSLKVKLIEDDLKEISDAVREEEVAGYRSHSVFEPFTWKYANTPPIHSNQAA comes from the exons ATGGGCCTCACAGGCGTGTACAACGCCCCTATCAGTGATGAAGCTGGTATATCCATCATCAAGCACGCGTTTAACAGTGGGATCACCTTCTTTGACACCTCTGATGTCTATGGACCTCATACAAACGAGATCTTGCTCGGGAAG GCCTTGAAGCAATTGCCCCGTGAAAAGATCCAAGTAGCCACAAAATTTGGGATTGTGGATATTGACGCCACAGGTCTAGTGATCAGTGGTAAGCCTGAGTACGCGCGGGCATGCTGTGAGGAAAGCCTCGGGCGCCTCGGACTGGACTACGTTGATCTTTACTATCTGCATCGAGTTGATACGACCGTGCCGATCGAAGAAACT ATGGGGGAACTCAGGAAGTTGGTGGAAGAGGGCAAGGTGAAGTACATCGGGCTTTCAGAGGCTAGCCCTGATACTATTAGACGGGCTCACGTGGTGCATCCGATCAGCGCATTGCAAATGGAATGGTCTCTCTGGACTCGCGAGATTGAGAAGGAGATAGTCCCACTTTGCAG GGAACTTGGCATTGGAATAGTTCCATACAGCCCTCTTGGACGTGGATTTTTCGGTGGTAGAGGAGTTACAGAAAAGTTGCCTTCAAATGCATCTTTG ATCCACATCCCAAGATTTGTTGGAGAAAACCTTGAAAAGAATAAAGTTCTGtatgtgaggttggagaacctcgcCAAAAAGCACCAGTGTACCACTGCTCAACTAGCTCTAGCTTGGGTTGTCCATCAAGGAGATGATGTGGTTCCTATCCCAG GGACAACCAAGTTGAGGAACTTGGACGACAATATTGGGTCTTTGAAAGTAAAGCTCATAGAGGATGACTTGAAAGAAATATCTGATGCAGTCCGCGAAGAAGAGGTGGCAGGTTATAGAAGTCACAGTGTTTTTGAGCCGTTCACCTGGAAGTACGCGAATACCCCACCTATACATAGCAATCAAGCGGCTTAG